One Thermoplasma sp. Kam2015 genomic region harbors:
- a CDS encoding LysE family translocator, protein MLVAYLLGIAVGLSLTAPPGPVNSVIMSESMRSKVHGMSVGAGAMTADFIFFVIVYKFGRLIPETYLHALYIIGALLLFYLSYSVLKSKSSQRTRGGNYAVGFSMGITNPFQILWWITVGLFFIRSFHILAIAGLFSGIVIWIVTFPLLMNRYAKRFEKYVKLFSFIVLFSFAVYLMFSGISSIAR, encoded by the coding sequence TTGCTGGTGGCATACCTCCTCGGCATTGCTGTGGGTCTTTCTCTCACGGCTCCTCCCGGACCTGTAAATTCGGTCATAATGTCTGAAAGTATGAGATCAAAGGTGCATGGGATGAGCGTGGGAGCTGGTGCTATGACTGCAGACTTCATATTCTTCGTCATAGTATATAAATTTGGCAGACTTATACCGGAAACTTATCTTCATGCACTCTACATCATAGGTGCATTGCTTCTCTTTTATCTGTCTTATTCTGTTCTTAAATCTAAATCTTCTCAGAGAACCAGAGGTGGCAATTATGCGGTTGGATTCAGCATGGGCATAACTAATCCATTCCAGATATTGTGGTGGATAACAGTTGGACTCTTTTTCATAAGGTCATTTCACATTCTTGCTATAGCTGGCCTTTTTTCCGGAATTGTCATCTGGATAGTTACCTTCCCGTTGCTCATGAACAGATATGCCAAGAGATTTGAGAAATATGTTAAATTATTCTCATTCATTGTGCTGTTCTCATTTGCCGTTTATCTTATGTTTTCTGGCATTTCATCCATTGCCAGATAG
- a CDS encoding universal stress protein, which translates to MKILVAYDGSDGSQKALSFSLNFNKSADKIIALYVSRDIISESGRLTYIPDTILERKDSEDEAILSRAKSILAASNVDFEVIKKNSDGVDVSKVIVDTAKELQCDMIVTGTRKLRGLSKYLLGSVSAGILAISNVPVIVVPP; encoded by the coding sequence ATGAAGATACTTGTGGCCTACGATGGATCAGATGGCTCTCAGAAGGCGTTGAGTTTTTCGCTGAATTTCAACAAGAGTGCCGATAAGATAATCGCACTGTATGTCTCACGCGATATAATCTCCGAAAGTGGACGGTTGACCTACATACCGGATACCATACTCGAACGTAAGGACAGCGAAGACGAGGCCATACTCTCCAGGGCCAAAAGCATTCTTGCGGCTTCCAATGTGGATTTTGAAGTTATAAAGAAAAATTCAGATGGAGTGGATGTTTCAAAGGTCATTGTCGATACTGCCAAGGAACTCCAATGTGATATGATAGTAACTGGGACAAGAAAACTCAGAGGTCTTTCGAAATACCTGCTTGGATCTGTCAGCGCCGGGATTCTAGCAATATCAAACGTACCGGTTATCGTTGTTCCACCATAA
- a CDS encoding APC family permease, with translation MSSNSNTGLKANSVGFLPLLGQAIAMISPLGAVAATMTGSASIALGSLPLAYLIAIFAVLFWINTPYQYSKKIASAGGFYSYNTEGAGTYYGSVSGYILFFSYYMTYTNAILFITGVFIPGLFSIFFGITLNAYIWVPLLIVFGLIILLPAYLGVEGSTKYSLASSIIQIALLIILSVAIIVIKGPANTLEPFTPKPAGGFGPVFVGMILAIFSMSGSSAVVALGEEAKQPKKNIRNALLISFLITGAVFVLTSYALTIGWGLNNMANFAANGSGLEYGNGVPGIIVALKYLGMPMAIAMMIFAVNSLYTGSLAPLNSAGRMLYAMARDGIAPKVFSKVHGKRKTPHIALIFIAVSGIIVSLAAGLIMTPFYGFLYLVTASAVALFIGHIMTDVSLPIAFKKFREFSVAKHAILPAISIVLLLIGIYYSFFPPSYPTNIAIISAVIFMIAVTIALNLYLKRRGISSGVSVKGSSTTE, from the coding sequence ATGTCAAGCAATTCTAATACTGGATTAAAGGCCAATTCCGTAGGTTTTTTGCCACTTCTCGGGCAGGCCATTGCAATGATATCGCCTCTGGGCGCTGTGGCTGCAACTATGACCGGATCTGCGTCTATTGCACTCGGTTCCTTACCACTTGCATATCTTATCGCAATATTTGCCGTGCTCTTCTGGATAAATACTCCGTATCAATATTCAAAGAAGATCGCCTCTGCAGGAGGGTTCTATTCTTACAATACGGAGGGTGCCGGCACATATTATGGATCCGTCTCTGGCTATATACTCTTCTTCTCCTATTATATGACATACACAAATGCAATACTGTTCATAACTGGCGTATTCATCCCCGGTCTCTTCAGTATATTCTTTGGAATAACGCTTAATGCCTACATATGGGTTCCACTGCTCATAGTATTCGGACTGATAATACTGCTTCCTGCATATCTTGGTGTCGAGGGATCGACCAAATACAGTCTCGCATCCTCAATAATCCAGATCGCTCTGCTCATAATACTTTCTGTGGCCATAATAGTGATCAAAGGGCCAGCAAATACGCTGGAGCCGTTCACACCAAAGCCAGCTGGTGGTTTCGGTCCAGTTTTTGTCGGTATGATCCTGGCAATATTCTCGATGTCGGGTTCTTCCGCGGTTGTTGCGCTTGGTGAGGAGGCGAAGCAGCCAAAGAAGAATATCAGAAATGCCCTTCTCATAAGCTTCCTCATAACCGGAGCTGTCTTTGTCCTGACATCATATGCCCTCACAATAGGCTGGGGACTGAACAACATGGCTAATTTCGCGGCAAACGGAAGTGGACTTGAGTATGGCAATGGTGTACCCGGCATCATAGTTGCGCTCAAATATCTAGGTATGCCAATGGCCATAGCGATGATGATATTTGCAGTAAACAGTCTGTATACCGGATCACTTGCGCCACTGAATAGCGCAGGAAGGATGCTCTATGCCATGGCAAGAGACGGTATCGCGCCTAAGGTCTTCAGCAAGGTCCATGGGAAGAGGAAAACCCCGCATATTGCTCTGATATTCATAGCAGTCTCCGGAATAATCGTTTCTCTCGCAGCGGGGCTAATAATGACCCCATTCTATGGCTTCCTGTATCTCGTAACCGCGTCAGCAGTCGCGCTCTTCATAGGACATATCATGACCGATGTATCGTTGCCAATTGCGTTCAAAAAGTTCAGGGAGTTCAGTGTAGCAAAACATGCAATACTTCCAGCAATATCCATAGTATTGCTGCTCATAGGCATATATTACAGCTTCTTCCCGCCATCCTATCCGACAAACATCGCCATAATATCTGCAGTTATATTCATGATAGCGGTGACAATAGCGCTCAATCTTTATCTGAAGAGAAGAGGGATCAGCTCTGGAGTGAGCGTCAAGGGATCTTCAACAACAGAATGA
- the rpiA gene encoding ribose 5-phosphate isomerase A, translating to MADYERQKMNAAVEAARYVKDGMIIGLGTGTTSYYLIRELGRRVKEKGLHITAVCTSKRTEELARENGLSITDSIQSNIDLTIDGADQINLYGTLIKGGGGALLREKIVAYNSREMYVIVDSRKIETEHFGTFPLPVEIVPFLHMKTVENLKNFCKKTDLRRTDKGEIFVTDNGNYIADMHMERIEDPVDLEQSLKSIPGVVEVGLFNGIAKRIFEGTENGCNIYKITQKGIEKEETYFDH from the coding sequence ATGGCTGATTACGAAAGGCAGAAGATGAATGCCGCCGTTGAAGCGGCAAGATATGTCAAGGACGGGATGATCATTGGCCTTGGAACCGGAACCACATCATACTACCTGATCAGAGAGCTTGGAAGAAGAGTGAAGGAAAAAGGTCTTCATATAACAGCCGTCTGCACCTCAAAGAGAACCGAAGAACTGGCAAGGGAAAATGGACTCAGCATAACAGACAGTATACAGAGTAACATAGATCTAACCATTGACGGTGCGGATCAGATTAATCTTTACGGCACGCTCATCAAGGGTGGTGGAGGAGCACTTCTTCGGGAAAAAATAGTTGCATACAACAGCAGGGAGATGTATGTTATCGTCGACAGCAGAAAAATAGAAACCGAGCATTTTGGAACCTTTCCGCTTCCAGTAGAGATAGTTCCTTTTCTGCATATGAAGACTGTGGAAAACCTGAAAAATTTTTGTAAGAAAACGGATCTTAGAAGAACGGATAAGGGTGAAATATTCGTCACGGATAACGGCAACTATATCGCCGACATGCACATGGAAAGGATCGAAGATCCGGTCGATCTGGAGCAATCATTGAAATCCATCCCCGGTGTAGTTGAGGTGGGTCTTTTCAATGGAATAGCGAAGAGGATATTCGAAGGCACTGAAAACGGATGCAATATATATAAAATAACACAAAAAGGGATAGAGAAAGAGGAAACTTATTTTGACCATTGA
- the ileS gene encoding isoleucine--tRNA ligase — MQSLRFKQIEPGLTLKDIDAEIRGYWKDKDILNKILSKDGSRKFVFLEGPPTANGRPHIGHAMTRTIKDIVLRFNTMTDHKIYRRVGGWDCHGLPVELEAEKHFGFHTKSEIINFGVEKFNEYCRESIFRYIDEWKQVDDLLGFSIDHNGDYITLRNDYIESEWFALKTMYESGLLYKDYTVVPYCPRCETSLSSHEVAQGYKDVKDPSVYVRFKSADEENTYFVAWTTTPWTLPSNEFLVVNPEMEYSLVEVQGLKYYVATSRTSSIFKDYKELRRLKGKDLVGKRYIQLMPFLDPPKGTMKVVAGSFVTSEDGSGIVHAAPAFGADDYQIGKSEGVEILNPVDKNGRFADERLPWNGKFVRDANDEIIVYLKKNQLLIKSEKYEHSYPFCYRCDTPLLYYPLDAWFIAVSRIRDKLVEYNERINWKPEYLKHGRFGNFLGEAKDWNLSRDRFWGTPLPAWRCKNGHVVFVGSRKEIEDLGGNVPADLHRPYIDGVKFRCPTCGEEMTREPYVIDTWFDSGSATYAASHYPFEGNFDPETDVPVSFITEAIDQTRGWFYVLHVIAAIMFDKNAFESALSINFILDEQGRKMSKSKGNSVYALDFLNEVPPDSLRLFFLYGAPWKSKNLDKKVIDEVSRKTLMTVLNVYSFFAYNANIDNFEYSGLQLSNNPLDRYMVSKTNSFIKFSREAYESLDFHEVVRSAMEFVDDLSNFYLRLSRRRFWADGFDEDKRSAYSTLYYAMMQFVAVMAPITPFFSDFIYLNLGGSMDSIHLESFPEFDPKLVDEKLENGMDRAYSVIETVRRLRQENSIKGRQPLKEILIAGDIDQAVLEVVKSELNAKDVRIIEKEKEPITLSADLRMDKAAPVLRAKVNAVREKIRSMDGKLVQDQIAAKGFIEVDGSRIEPDMVDISRQPDPAYAYSQTEKYSIDVFINKNIDRDDYLEGLAREIVRRIQVMRKEMSLNYTDRIIAYLDVSDDFVDAISRHSDYIKTETQSDKLILDKTDGMKLWEINGEPVRIKIEVSR, encoded by the coding sequence ATGCAATCCTTAAGATTTAAGCAGATTGAGCCTGGGCTGACGTTAAAGGACATAGATGCTGAAATAAGGGGATACTGGAAGGATAAGGATATACTGAATAAGATTTTATCAAAAGATGGCAGCAGGAAATTTGTATTTCTTGAAGGCCCGCCAACGGCCAACGGAAGGCCTCACATAGGTCATGCAATGACCAGAACGATAAAGGATATTGTTCTCAGATTCAATACCATGACAGATCATAAGATATACCGCAGGGTCGGCGGATGGGACTGTCATGGGTTGCCAGTGGAGCTTGAGGCAGAGAAGCATTTCGGATTCCACACAAAATCTGAAATAATAAATTTTGGAGTAGAAAAATTCAATGAATACTGCAGGGAGAGCATATTCAGGTACATAGACGAATGGAAGCAGGTTGATGATCTGCTCGGTTTTTCCATAGATCATAACGGAGATTATATAACGCTCAGAAATGATTATATAGAGAGCGAATGGTTTGCCCTTAAAACGATGTATGAGAGCGGGCTTCTGTACAAGGACTATACGGTTGTACCTTACTGCCCTCGATGCGAGACCAGCCTGAGTTCTCATGAGGTCGCTCAGGGATACAAGGATGTTAAGGATCCTTCGGTCTATGTAAGGTTCAAGTCCGCCGATGAGGAAAACACATATTTTGTAGCTTGGACAACTACACCGTGGACACTCCCTTCAAATGAGTTCCTTGTTGTCAATCCAGAGATGGAATACTCGCTTGTTGAGGTTCAGGGTCTCAAATATTACGTTGCAACCTCAAGGACCTCGTCTATATTCAAAGATTATAAAGAGTTGCGCAGATTGAAGGGCAAAGATCTCGTTGGAAAGAGATATATACAGCTCATGCCGTTTCTCGATCCACCCAAGGGAACGATGAAGGTTGTCGCTGGATCCTTCGTCACGTCAGAGGATGGATCTGGAATAGTCCATGCTGCTCCAGCTTTCGGTGCTGATGATTATCAGATAGGCAAGTCGGAGGGCGTTGAGATCCTTAACCCGGTTGACAAGAATGGTAGATTCGCGGATGAAAGATTGCCTTGGAATGGAAAGTTTGTCCGCGATGCAAACGACGAGATAATAGTGTATCTGAAAAAGAATCAGTTGCTGATAAAGAGTGAAAAGTATGAACACAGCTATCCATTCTGCTACAGGTGCGATACGCCGCTGCTCTATTATCCACTTGACGCATGGTTCATAGCGGTATCCAGGATCAGGGATAAACTGGTGGAATACAATGAGAGGATAAACTGGAAGCCAGAATATCTAAAACATGGAAGGTTCGGTAACTTCCTTGGTGAAGCCAAGGACTGGAATCTGAGTCGTGACAGATTCTGGGGTACCCCATTGCCGGCGTGGAGATGCAAGAACGGACATGTGGTGTTTGTGGGCAGCAGAAAGGAGATCGAGGATCTTGGAGGAAATGTTCCAGCGGATCTGCACAGGCCCTACATAGATGGTGTCAAATTCAGATGCCCGACCTGCGGGGAGGAGATGACCAGGGAACCATACGTCATAGACACATGGTTTGATTCTGGAAGTGCAACATATGCGGCATCGCATTATCCGTTTGAGGGAAATTTCGATCCAGAAACGGATGTTCCCGTATCATTCATAACTGAAGCCATAGATCAGACCAGAGGCTGGTTCTATGTGCTTCATGTCATCGCAGCCATAATGTTTGATAAGAATGCTTTTGAGAGTGCTCTCTCCATAAACTTCATATTGGACGAACAGGGCAGGAAAATGAGCAAGAGCAAGGGAAACTCTGTATACGCCCTGGACTTCTTGAATGAGGTTCCACCTGATTCCCTGAGACTGTTCTTCCTGTACGGGGCTCCATGGAAATCAAAGAATCTGGATAAAAAGGTAATAGACGAGGTTTCAAGAAAGACGCTTATGACGGTTCTGAATGTATACTCATTCTTTGCATACAACGCGAATATAGATAACTTTGAATATTCTGGTCTTCAGCTATCGAATAACCCTCTCGATAGATACATGGTATCAAAGACCAACAGCTTCATCAAGTTTTCCAGAGAAGCATACGAGTCTCTGGATTTCCATGAGGTAGTACGATCAGCCATGGAATTCGTAGATGATCTATCCAACTTTTATCTGAGGCTCTCCAGAAGGCGTTTCTGGGCAGATGGTTTTGATGAAGATAAGCGAAGTGCCTATTCTACGCTTTATTACGCCATGATGCAATTTGTGGCAGTTATGGCTCCAATAACGCCATTCTTCTCAGATTTCATCTATCTGAACCTTGGAGGATCTATGGACAGCATCCATCTGGAGAGTTTTCCCGAATTTGATCCAAAGCTGGTGGATGAGAAACTGGAAAATGGCATGGATCGAGCTTATTCCGTGATAGAGACTGTGAGGAGACTTAGACAGGAGAACTCTATAAAGGGAAGACAACCACTCAAGGAGATACTCATAGCTGGGGACATAGATCAGGCCGTCCTAGAAGTGGTCAAATCAGAACTGAATGCTAAGGATGTGCGAATAATAGAGAAGGAAAAGGAACCGATAACCCTGTCAGCCGATCTGAGGATGGACAAGGCTGCCCCAGTACTTAGGGCAAAGGTAAACGCTGTCAGGGAAAAGATAAGGTCCATGGACGGAAAGCTGGTTCAGGATCAGATCGCTGCAAAAGGATTCATCGAGGTAGATGGATCCAGGATCGAACCGGATATGGTTGATATATCAAGGCAGCCGGATCCAGCTTATGCCTATTCGCAGACCGAAAAATATAGTATCGATGTCTTCATAAACAAGAATATAGATCGCGATGATTATCTTGAGGGGTTGGCAAGAGAGATCGTCAGAAGGATTCAGGTTATGAGGAAGGAGATGAGCCTGAACTATACCGACAGGATAATAGCGTATCTTGATGTTTCTGACGACTTTGTTGATGCGATAAGCAGGCACTCTGATTACATAAAAACGGAGACGCAGAGCGATAAACTGATCCTGGATAAAACAGATGGCATGAAATTATGGGAGATAAATGGTGAACCGGTAAGAATAAAGATAGAGGTATCAAGATAG
- a CDS encoding carbohydrate kinase family protein codes for MKFLAYFGHLNIDVLIHVDSIPREGSVNVKDLSQRFGGTAGNFAMIAKRMNIPFDVYSAIGMKTHTEYYHKLMEMGINTDHIERYENESGPICYIASDGKKQVAFMHQGPIERWEPAIKDEYEFVHFSTGPKYLELAKSTRSKIVFDPSQEIGKYSADELIEFYERSYISIFNEHEFKVFREKTGIKPTKNITIVTSGEMGSNLYAEGKKINFPAIPSNGDTVGAGDSFRAGIYLALYLHRSIERGMIYGTIIAHHAIDEGIQNFSIGIDDLERESENYRRMFLTKK; via the coding sequence ATGAAGTTTCTCGCCTATTTCGGTCATCTGAACATAGACGTTCTTATTCATGTTGATTCAATTCCAAGGGAGGGATCCGTGAACGTTAAGGATCTGTCCCAGCGTTTTGGAGGTACCGCTGGAAACTTTGCAATGATCGCCAAGAGGATGAATATTCCATTCGATGTATACTCTGCCATAGGGATGAAGACGCATACCGAATACTATCACAAGCTGATGGAGATGGGCATAAACACGGATCATATAGAGAGATACGAAAATGAAAGCGGTCCAATATGCTATATAGCATCGGATGGAAAAAAGCAGGTGGCGTTTATGCATCAGGGGCCGATTGAGAGATGGGAACCGGCCATAAAGGATGAATACGAATTCGTTCATTTCAGCACCGGTCCAAAATATCTCGAACTCGCAAAATCTACCAGATCGAAAATAGTCTTTGATCCGTCGCAGGAGATTGGAAAATATTCCGCTGATGAACTGATTGAATTTTATGAACGTTCCTACATCTCAATATTCAATGAACATGAATTCAAGGTATTCAGGGAGAAGACCGGTATAAAGCCTACAAAGAACATAACCATAGTGACATCCGGCGAGATGGGATCCAATCTATACGCAGAGGGGAAGAAAATCAACTTCCCTGCAATACCTTCTAATGGCGATACCGTTGGAGCCGGTGATTCCTTCCGCGCCGGAATCTATCTCGCCCTCTACCTGCACAGGAGCATCGAAAGGGGCATGATATATGGCACAATAATAGCGCATCATGCGATAGACGAAGGCATACAGAATTTTTCCATAGGCATAGATGATCTTGAGAGAGAATCAGAGAACTATAGACGAATGTTTCTGACCAAGAAATAA
- a CDS encoding gamma carbonic anhydrase family protein: protein MIYEFEGRIPDIDPTAYVSENATVIGKVKIGKEVWIGPGAVLRGDYGEIEVGDYSAIEDNCVIHARPGEKTFIGQHVTIGHLSVIHTGRIRDWAVIGMGSTVSDFAVVGVWAAIGEGAVVKNRQEIPDEAIAVGVPAKVIGKIDEDYKKLWTDYKHNYNTFSSRYKTNLKIMRKP, encoded by the coding sequence ATGATATACGAATTCGAGGGAAGAATACCGGATATAGATCCCACTGCATACGTCAGCGAAAATGCAACAGTCATTGGAAAGGTTAAGATCGGCAAGGAGGTCTGGATTGGCCCGGGAGCAGTATTACGTGGAGATTATGGAGAGATTGAAGTCGGGGATTATTCAGCTATAGAAGATAACTGCGTAATACATGCCAGGCCTGGGGAGAAGACGTTCATCGGTCAGCACGTGACGATTGGGCATCTATCAGTTATCCATACCGGAAGGATAAGGGACTGGGCCGTAATAGGAATGGGATCAACCGTTTCTGACTTCGCAGTCGTTGGTGTATGGGCTGCCATCGGTGAAGGCGCCGTGGTGAAAAACAGACAGGAGATACCGGATGAGGCCATAGCGGTTGGTGTTCCGGCCAAGGTTATAGGTAAGATAGACGAAGACTACAAAAAACTCTGGACAGATTACAAGCACAACTATAACACCTTCAGCTCAAGGTACAAGACGAATCTAAAGATTATGAGGAAGCCTTGA
- a CDS encoding enolase, giving the protein MELPIEEIRIRKILDSRGNFTVEADVTVPNGFGRTSAPAGASTGETEVIAFSKSGIDASIQFFETKVKRSLIGFNALDQSGFDRLITEIDGSDNFSNLGGNLATVLSISVAKAVSQSLGIPLYRYVGGIRSTIPRPMGNVIGGGKHARNGTSIQEFLVSAQADTFLESAYINVLVHRRIGDMLSDRFKDISIGVGDERAWSVNLSDDEAFEILNEAVKEISSEKKVKIYTGVDFAADSLYENGKYVYKHITRSRDEQIDYAISVSKDFGVYYIEDPMYDTDFDGFAEITSKVGDRSLIVGDDLYTTNPERIKKGVEKRSTNAVLIKVNQIGTLTAAREAVAVATFAGMKNIVSHRSGETTDDFLAHLSVAFGSTFVKTGVIGGERVAKLNEIARIEECLTS; this is encoded by the coding sequence ATGGAATTACCTATTGAGGAAATCAGAATAAGGAAAATACTGGATTCGAGGGGGAACTTTACCGTTGAGGCTGATGTTACTGTTCCGAACGGGTTCGGAAGGACATCAGCACCTGCTGGAGCAAGCACGGGTGAAACAGAGGTCATTGCCTTTTCAAAATCCGGTATTGATGCATCCATACAGTTCTTTGAAACTAAGGTGAAAAGATCTCTCATAGGATTCAACGCGCTGGATCAGTCCGGCTTTGACAGACTTATCACCGAGATCGATGGTTCAGATAATTTCTCAAATCTTGGAGGAAACCTCGCTACGGTTCTTTCCATATCAGTTGCAAAGGCTGTATCTCAAAGTCTCGGAATACCATTATATAGATATGTTGGTGGGATTAGGAGCACTATACCGCGCCCCATGGGCAACGTCATTGGTGGCGGTAAGCATGCCCGAAATGGAACATCTATACAGGAGTTTCTCGTCTCTGCTCAAGCAGATACATTCCTGGAATCTGCCTATATAAACGTGCTTGTACACAGACGGATTGGCGACATGCTTTCAGATAGATTTAAGGATATAAGCATCGGCGTCGGGGATGAGAGGGCCTGGAGCGTTAATCTTTCAGACGATGAGGCCTTCGAAATACTGAACGAGGCAGTCAAGGAGATCTCGTCGGAGAAGAAGGTCAAGATATACACGGGAGTAGACTTTGCCGCGGATTCGCTGTATGAAAACGGAAAGTATGTTTACAAACACATCACAAGGAGCAGAGATGAGCAGATCGATTACGCTATCTCAGTATCTAAGGATTTTGGAGTTTACTATATCGAGGATCCCATGTACGATACTGATTTTGATGGTTTTGCTGAGATCACATCCAAGGTTGGAGACAGGAGCCTGATAGTGGGGGATGATCTGTACACAACAAATCCAGAGAGGATAAAGAAAGGCGTTGAAAAGAGATCGACAAATGCAGTCCTGATAAAGGTCAATCAGATAGGTACGCTGACTGCCGCGAGAGAGGCTGTTGCCGTGGCTACCTTCGCTGGCATGAAGAACATCGTGAGCCACAGATCCGGAGAAACCACCGATGATTTCCTCGCTCATCTGTCAGTGGCATTTGGATCTACGTTTGTGAAGACTGGCGTTATCGGTGGAGAGAGAGTTGCGAAACTGAACGAAATAGCGAGGATAGAGGAATGCTTAACATCATAG
- the dph5 gene encoding diphthine synthase: MLNIIGIGLRGTGSITFDEFDALRTSDLVYIDQYTSIGQPGLVKKISSMLDREVIPLNREDLENGSILKPAMDKNVSLIVIGDPLMATTHNEIRFEALNRGIKVRLFENASIINTAVGKAGLMIYKVAPPVSLPKVNEKFFPMSVIDKIKRNLEIGLHTPLLIDLDGTENIPLHDAIESLIEMQNRRGYEGLIDEVCILSRVSFQDERIIFGKIDDVMHENAASPYMIIILASLDDNERRFLSAFSRSSMKE; encoded by the coding sequence ATGCTTAACATCATAGGCATAGGCCTAAGGGGAACTGGCAGCATCACCTTCGATGAGTTCGATGCGCTGAGGACAAGCGATCTGGTCTACATCGATCAGTACACATCGATCGGACAGCCAGGACTGGTGAAAAAGATCAGCTCCATGCTGGATCGTGAAGTCATACCTTTGAACAGAGAGGATCTGGAGAACGGCAGCATACTCAAGCCTGCTATGGACAAGAATGTGAGTTTAATCGTCATAGGGGACCCCCTGATGGCCACCACTCACAATGAGATCAGATTCGAAGCTCTGAACAGGGGAATCAAGGTCAGGCTATTTGAAAATGCTTCGATAATCAATACTGCCGTGGGCAAAGCCGGCCTCATGATCTACAAGGTCGCTCCACCAGTTTCACTTCCCAAGGTAAATGAGAAATTCTTTCCAATGAGCGTCATAGACAAGATCAAGAGAAATCTTGAAATCGGACTCCATACACCGCTTCTTATAGACCTTGATGGGACCGAGAATATCCCGCTGCATGATGCCATAGAATCGCTCATTGAGATGCAGAACAGGAGAGGATATGAAGGACTGATCGATGAGGTCTGCATCCTCTCCCGCGTATCGTTTCAGGACGAGAGGATCATATTTGGGAAGATAGATGATGTGATGCATGAGAATGCCGCATCTCCATATATGATCATAATTCTTGCATCACTGGACGATAACGAAAGAAGATTTCTTTCTGCCTTTTCCAGATCATCAATGAAAGAATGA
- a CDS encoding Rieske (2Fe-2S) protein, with protein MVYKRVSISTKIFENTNAIVAWVSGRPVLLSRFEGKYYAMDAVCGHMGCAILDKVEGKEAVCPAHKARYDITTGKKTADAMIRPDVKCEYDGSGETLKIYPVRENEGFLEIDVS; from the coding sequence ATGGTATATAAGAGGGTGTCTATTTCAACAAAAATCTTTGAGAACACAAACGCCATTGTGGCATGGGTTTCTGGAAGACCAGTTCTCCTGTCCAGATTCGAAGGCAAATACTATGCCATGGATGCTGTATGCGGCCATATGGGCTGTGCAATACTCGATAAGGTCGAAGGCAAGGAGGCAGTATGCCCTGCACATAAAGCCAGATATGACATCACCACCGGAAAGAAAACTGCAGACGCCATGATCAGGCCAGATGTGAAATGCGAATATGATGGATCTGGAGAAACACTTAAGATATATCCTGTCAGGGAAAATGAAGGTTTCCTGGAGATTGATGTCTCATAA